GTCCGGATGCCGCAGTCCCATGCGGCATCCGGACTGGCCATCAAGCGCCGGTGATGGCCTTGTGAATGGTCTCCAGCACGGACTGGAGAGCGTGCACGTCGATCTGTCCCGGTGCGGACGCTTGCCCGACCATGCCGAACGTGGCCGCCGATCCGAACAATTCGCCGGTCAGGCGGGAAACGACGCCCGTGCCGCCCATTGCCATGGTGATCATGGGTTTTTCGGTGTAGCGGCTGCGCATTTCCCACGTGGCCGTGAGAAGCTTCAGCACGTCGCCCGCATCCTTCGGCATCGCCGCCAGCTTGAGAACGTCGGCGCCGAGAACTTCCATCTTGCGAAGCCGACGAACGAGTTCGTCCGCATCCGCGGTGGCATGGAAGTCGTGGTTCGACATCACGACCGCCACACCGGCTGCATGCGCTGCCTTGACGATGCGGCGCACGGCCTTCTCGTCGCGCACCAGTTCGACATCGATCAGGTCTACCTTGCCCTTTTTGACGATCGTCTCGTAAAAATCGGCATAGGCCTTGTCATCGATTGCCGTAACGCCGCCCTCTGCCTTGGTCCGGAAGGTGAGAAGAAGCGGCTTTCCGTTGATCGCGCCGGCAACGTCCTTCGACAATTCCGCGACGGCATCGGCGTTGAGCGCGATTTCGAGATAATCGACCCGGAACTCGATGAGATCGATCGAGGGATCGGCACCGACCTTCGTAGCGAAGCTCCGCACGGAAGCGGGATCCTTCGCCGTGATCGGGACGATGGTTTTCGGCTTGCCCTCGCCGATGGCGATGTTTCGGATCACCAGCGGCTTCGTCTGCTTGGGCGCTGCTTTGGCGACCGCTTCTTCCTTGGCGACAGCGGAAGGAGCGATAGCGGGCAGCCCCGTTGCGGCTACGGCGGCGGTGACGAGACCGGTGGTAAGAAGCAGACGGCGTCCCACCTTGCCGGATAAGATGTTGTTAGGCATTGGATTCACTCGCTTGCGAAATCAGTTGTTTCGAGAAACCGCGTTGGCAAGCGGTGTGCTGAGCATGGAGGTCGCGCCGTCCACGGTCGTAGCCGTCGCCGTGAAGTTCGCCGCGTTGGCGGCTTTTGCGGCATCGGCGACATAGGTGAAGGAACCCTTCCCCGAAGCGTCCAGCGGCACATTCGCAAAGCCGAGGTAGATTTCGGCTTCCTTCGAGGAGGCGTCGGTATTGGCGAAGAATTCGATCCGATAAAGGGTCTTTGGCTGACCTTCGACCTCGCCCTTGATTTCGACGCCGCTGGCGGCTGGGTTCGCGGCGACGAGCTTCGGCGCGGACTGGTTATGGTTCGGCATCGGCTCGCAGTCGGGAGCGGTCACGCCCGGCGCGCAGATCTTCTCCATCTTGCTGGTGTCGCCATCGATACCGCCGCCCCGGTTCCCGACGAAGACGTCGTGCTCAAGGCCCGGAACGCCGAACACGATGGCGCCCTTGTGCTCCGGGAGACAAGCGCCGCCCGCGAAGCAGCGCTCGATGTCCTTGCCGTTGTCGAACATCGAGTTGGCCGTGATGCGGTTCACGGCAGGGCCGGTGATACGGTTGCGGCCGGGGGTTCCGTTCGGGCCAGGAGCAGCCTGGGGACGGACCGAAACGGCAACGCGGTTCCCCGTCATGATGTTGCCATCGACGATGTTGCCCGTACCGGAGAGCGTCACGGCGGAGGAGAGCTTCGTGAAGGTGTTCGCCGCGATGTAATTGCGGTTCCCCCAGTTCAGCTGCACACCGTCCGACTGGTTTTCGAAGTGGTTGCGCACGATGCTGTTATCGTTGCCCCACAGGATTTCGAGTCCCTGGGAGGGCTCTTCGATCGTGCCGTCATTGGTGATGAAGTTGTCGGCGAGGAGGTTGAACGCCGCGCCGCGCGTCAGTTCCATCGCATCGCCGTTGTTGAAGAAATAATTGCGAAGGATCTTGTTGTTGTTCGTGGTGGTGGATGTCGAGGCGCCCTTTCCGTCATCGCCTGTAATCATGATGCCTGCGCCGCCATGATTGCCGACGATGCGGCTGTCGCGGATCACATTGCGGCTCGCGCGGTTGATAAGCACGCCGATACAGAAATTACGGATTTCTATGCCGGCGATCTCGACGTCCTGCGTATCCTGAAGGACGATCCCCGGTTTCGTCGTCGTGCGCACGTTGGTGCCAAACTGGCCCGGCACTGCGCCTGGGCAATCCTTCGCGCTCGGGCCGACATAGCCTGAGCCGTCGATCGCAACGAAACTTCCGTTTTCGTCATGGAGCGGGAAGCTGATTTTCACCGGCCCCTTGATGGGCGGGAGTTCGGACTTCACGACGATAGCGTAGGGCGCGGGGCCGACGGCATCTATATCGATTTGATAATGGCCGGGGTTCTTGTTGTTTTCCTCAAGAGCCCAACGGAGCGTTCCCGTGCCCCCATCGTCGCCGTAACGAGTGACTTTCAGGACTTCGACCGCCGGATCGGCCTGAACTTGCTGGCCCAACAGTGCCAGCGGCAGAACGAAAATCGCGGAGGCGCGTTTCAGTTTGCCCATTTTCTCCTCCAAGTGAACCGCCCGACGAGATTTTTCCTCGGGACCGATTATCGTCACCCATCGGGTGACGGCGTCGCGATCCTTC
This genomic window from Rhodomicrobium lacus contains:
- a CDS encoding NosD domain-containing protein, whose protein sequence is MGKLKRASAIFVLPLALLGQQVQADPAVEVLKVTRYGDDGGTGTLRWALEENNKNPGHYQIDIDAVGPAPYAIVVKSELPPIKGPVKISFPLHDENGSFVAIDGSGYVGPSAKDCPGAVPGQFGTNVRTTTKPGIVLQDTQDVEIAGIEIRNFCIGVLINRASRNVIRDSRIVGNHGGAGIMITGDDGKGASTSTTTNNNKILRNYFFNNGDAMELTRGAAFNLLADNFITNDGTIEEPSQGLEILWGNDNSIVRNHFENQSDGVQLNWGNRNYIAANTFTKLSSAVTLSGTGNIVDGNIMTGNRVAVSVRPQAAPGPNGTPGRNRITGPAVNRITANSMFDNGKDIERCFAGGACLPEHKGAIVFGVPGLEHDVFVGNRGGGIDGDTSKMEKICAPGVTAPDCEPMPNHNQSAPKLVAANPAASGVEIKGEVEGQPKTLYRIEFFANTDASSKEAEIYLGFANVPLDASGKGSFTYVADAAKAANAANFTATATTVDGATSMLSTPLANAVSRNN
- the aroD gene encoding type I 3-dehydroquinate dehydratase, translated to MPNNILSGKVGRRLLLTTGLVTAAVAATGLPAIAPSAVAKEEAVAKAAPKQTKPLVIRNIAIGEGKPKTIVPITAKDPASVRSFATKVGADPSIDLIEFRVDYLEIALNADAVAELSKDVAGAINGKPLLLTFRTKAEGGVTAIDDKAYADFYETIVKKGKVDLIDVELVRDEKAVRRIVKAAHAAGVAVVMSNHDFHATADADELVRRLRKMEVLGADVLKLAAMPKDAGDVLKLLTATWEMRSRYTEKPMITMAMGGTGVVSRLTGELFGSAATFGMVGQASAPGQIDVHALQSVLETIHKAITGA